In Odontesthes bonariensis isolate fOdoBon6 chromosome 22, fOdoBon6.hap1, whole genome shotgun sequence, one genomic interval encodes:
- the LOC142372581 gene encoding 5-hydroxytryptamine receptor 4, whose protein sequence is MATASPQHLLDDIINTRQQQQGQEEQQEFLNLLVTILLTIFLSIIIIMTVFGNLLVMVALCKDRHLRKKKTNYFIVSLAFADLLVALVVMPFAAIELTTGQWRYGEIFCLVRTSLDVLLTTASILHLCCIALDRYYAICCQPLVYRHKMTPLRVAVMLSGCWIIPTFISFLPIMQSWNAIGIEDIIEERRGLTNDTSCVFLVNRPYALICSAVAFYVPLALMVLAYQRIYVTAMTHVRQIETLQRAGSAPVTGTDPVATVRSSTSSDPLENYRLRTTTGSSSSEHATVSNSRMRIETKAAKTLAVIMGCFCLCWAPFFITNVVDPFIHYSVPWQLWTAWLWLGYINSGLNPFLYAFLNRAFRRAFLVILCCGDERYTRPGSSSHGHTQRVCSAASVNGTSIALRLSFLPNRSYSDNGRTILANEQESQDSLGPL, encoded by the exons ATGGCCACAGCATCACCTCAACA TCTGTTGGATGACATAATAAATActagacaacaacaacaggggCAAGAGGAGCAGCAGGAATTCTTAAACTTGCTGGTGACCATTCTTCTCACCATCTTCCTCTCCATCATTATTATCATGACAGTTTTTGGCAACCTTTTGGTAATGGTGGCACTCTGCAAGGACAGGCACCTGAG aaagaaaaagaCCAACTACTTCATTGTGTCGCTGGCCTTTGCTGACTTGTTGGTCGCACTGGTTGTGATGCCATTCGCTGCGATTGAGCTGACAACCGGTCAGTGGCGCTACGGAGAGATCTTCTGCTTGGTGCGAACGTCTCTGGACGTCTTACTGACCACAGCATCCATCCTGCACCTCTGCTGCATTGCACTGGACAG ATATTACGCGATCTGCTGCCAGCCGCTTGTCTACAGGCACAAGATGACCCCGCTGAGAGTGGCAGTCATGCTCAGTGGGTGCTGGATCATCCCCACATTCATCTCCTTCCTACCCATCATGCAAAGCTGGAATGCCATCGGGATCGAAGATATT ATTGAGGAGAGGCGAGGCTTGACGAACGACACAAGTTGTGTGTTTCTGGTCAATCGGCCTTATGCTCTGATCTGCTCCGCTGTTGCCTTTTACGTCCCGTTGGCCCTCATGGTCCTTGCCTATCAGCGTATCTATGTCACCGCCATGACCCACGTACGGCAGATCGAGACGCTTCAGCGGGCCGGTTCTGCTCCTGTCACTGGGACAGATCCAGTTGCCACTGTGAGGTCCTCTACATCCTCAGATCCATTGGAGAATTACCGCCTTAGGACAACAAcaggctcctcctcctcagagcaCGCTACGGTTAGCAACAGCCGAATGCGCATTGAGACTAAGGCAGCAAAGACCTTGGCGGTTATAATGGGCTGCTTTTGCCTATGCTGGGCACCGTTTTTCATCACCAATGTGGTGGACCCTTTCATCCACTACTCAGTACCCTGGCAGCTGTGGACTGCCTGGCTGTGGCTTGGGTACATAAACTCAGGGCTGAACCCGTTCCTGTATGCCTTCCTGAACCGGGCTTTTCGGAGGGCGTTTCTGGTGATTCTCTGCTGTGGGGATGAACGGTACACACGGCCGGGGAGCAGTTCCCATGGACACACCCAAAGAGTGTGCTCAGCCGCATCAGTCAATGGGACTTCCATAGCACTGAG